A window of Nocardia arthritidis genomic DNA:
CGCTCATCGGGTGCGGTTCCGATCCGTCGAGCCAAGTCCCGGCCACCCATCGGGCCGTCACCAAAACCGTTGAGCTGAAACCGGATACGACCCAACCGGCCGATCCGCAGCGGTTCCGCGACGCCACCGGCTGGTATTTCACCACGCCGAGCGGCAGATATGCCTGTGGCATCGTCGAAAAGGGCGCGGGCTGTCAGGGCCCCACCAAACCGCTGCCCGCGGATATGGCGGACTGCCGGGCCGAACCGGGCGAACCGGCCATCGAGGTCACCGACACCGCCCACTTCCGCTGCCTGACCGAGAGCACCTACACCGGCCCGAACCGGCACATCCTCGCCTACGGCGCGACGCTCACGGTGAACGGCTACACCTGCACGTCCGCGAGGAACGGCGTCACCTGCCGCAACGACCGCACCGGGCACGGCTTCCGGATCGCCCGCAGCACCAACGAGCTGTTCTGAGCCACGGTCACAAACGGTTCCCGCGCCGCGAAACCCACAAAGATCGGCTCAACCGTACAACCGCCGATGCAGCGCCAACTGCAGCTCGAGCAGCAACCGGTCGCCCGGGTCGCCGAGGTCGATGCCCAGGATGTTCTCCACCCGCCGCACCCGGTAGCGCAGGGTATTCGGGTGCACGCACAGCGCGTTCGCCGCGTTGCGCACGTCGCCGTGCGCGCGCAGGTAGATCTCGACGCTCTCCCGCAGATTCGCCGAATGTTTGCGGTCGTACTCGAACAGCGCCTGCAACCGCGGGTCGTGCAGGTCGGGCCGTCCGGCGACCAGATCGAGGATCTCGCCGAGCAGCACCGAGGTGCGCGATTCGGCGAGCGTGGTGACCTTGCGATCCGGATTGCTGTCGAGCACCCGGTCCACCTCGCCGCGTGCGGCGGCGACCTTGGTGAGATCGGCGACCGGGCAGGCGATCGCCGCGCACAGGTTCACCGACCGCTTCGCCTCCAGTTGTTCGACGAGCTGGCGCGCCCACTGGGTGACGGCCCGGCTCGATTGATACTGCGGGAACAGCACATACGCGCGATCGCCGAGCAGGGTTGTCACCGCGTCGGGCCGAAATGAGCTGGCGCGCAGGCGAAGTAGATTGCCGAATGAGGAGTGGTCGCCGACACCGGTGAGCGCGAAGCCGATCACCGCGGCGGGGCCGGTCATCGGGATGTTCAAAGTGCTTGCCGCACCGGCGATATCGATGCCGCCCTGGCGGGCGCCGAACAGCCGCTGCACCAGCATCGCCTCGGCCGACGGCGCGGCGAGGCTGCGCGAGATGATGCGCGCGGCGATGGCCGCCGCGCCGCGCAGGATCTCCGCGGCGTCCGGTTTGAACGGCCGGTCGCCCTGCTGCAACCAGATCGAGCCCAGCAGCCGCGGCGCGACCCCGGATTCGTCGGCGGGACGGTGGATGCCGACCGCGAGCCTGCGCTTGATGCGCAGCTCCTCGTGCGCGGGCACGTCGATCACCTCGTCGCTGCGCCGCAATCGATCGAAAACTCCCCACTTGCGCAGGACCTGCAGATATTCGCGTGGGCCCTCGCGGCCCAGGATAGAGAGCACCCGCATCTGGTCGGCCGCTTGATCGGACGCGGAGTACGCGAGTACATGCGACTGCGGATCCTCGATCGACACCATGCCGCCCGCGCTCTGGGCGACCATCTGCGCCAGGCCGAACAGATCGGTGTCCGTCCCCAGCAGATCCTCCTCAGTCGCCACCTTCATCAAGCCTCCTGCGTTGTCGTGCGGGGATCGCCCGCACAGAGTCACACACTTGTGTGTTTTGGCCAATTCGCCAAGACGCACATCCCATCTTTATCCGTCTGGCTCATCCTCATGGGCGTTTTGCCGTGTTGACTTCGGCTGAGCTGCTACGAATCAGAACAGAGGAGCCCAAATGGACGCCATCGTGGCCACGCCACGACCGAGCAACGAGCCGGTCGGCACCTTCGCGCCCGGCACCGCGGAGCGCGCTCGTCTGCAGGCGAAGCTGGCCGAGCTCGCGGCCGAGCCCACCGAGATCCACCACGTCATCGGCGGTAAGCACCGGCGCACGCCGGGGGAGTCGGTCGCCGTTGTCCAACCGCACAAACACGCCGCGGTACTCGGCACCTTCACCCCCGCCTCCGCCGCCGACGTTCAGGACGCGCTCGCCGCCGCCGCGGCGGCCGCCCCCGGCTGGCGGGCGCTCTCGTTCGAGGACCGGGCCGCCGTCTTCCTGCGCGCCGCCGATCTGCTCTCCGGCCCGTGGCGCGAAACCATCGCCGCCGCAACGATGTTGGGTCAGTCCAAGACCGCGTACCAGGCCGAGATCGATGCCCCGTGCGAGCTGATCGATTTCTGGCGATTCAATGTGCACTTCGCCCGCCAGATCCTGGCCGACCAGCCCATCTCGTCTCCAGGTGTGTGGAACAAGGTCGAATACCGGCCGCTGGAGGGTTTCGTCTACGCGATCACCCCGTTCAACTTCACCGCGATCGCGGGCAACCTGCCGACAGCGCCCGCGCTGATGGGTAATACGGTGCTGTGGAAGCCTTCACCGACCCAGGCCGTCGCCGCCTACTGGACGATGAAGCTGCTGGAGGCCGCGGGCCTGCCGCCCGGCGTGATCAACCTGGTGCACGGCTTCGGGCCCGAGGCGTCCGAGGTGGCGCTGGCCGATCGCAGGCTGGCGGGCATCCATTTCACCGGCTCGACGGCGACCTTCCAGCACCTGTGGCGCACGGTCGGCAACGGTATCGACCGCTACGACACCTATCCGCGGCTGGTCGGCGAGACCGGCGGCAAGGATTTCGTGCTCGCGCACAGCTCCGCCGATCCCGCGGCGCTGACGACCGCGCTGATCCGCGGCGCCTTCGACTACCAGGGCCAGAAGTGTTCGGCCGCCTCGCGCGCGTTCATTCCGAAATCGGTGTGGGCCAAGATGTCCGGCGATTTCATCGACAAGGTCGGCGCGCTGTCCTACGGCGACGTCACCGATTTCGGCAACTTCGGCGGCGCGGTGATCGATAAGCGCGCCTTCGATCGCAATGTCGCGGCCATCGAGCGGGCCAAGGCGACGCCGAG
This region includes:
- a CDS encoding PucR family transcriptional regulator, whose translation is MKVATEEDLLGTDTDLFGLAQMVAQSAGGMVSIEDPQSHVLAYSASDQAADQMRVLSILGREGPREYLQVLRKWGVFDRLRRSDEVIDVPAHEELRIKRRLAVGIHRPADESGVAPRLLGSIWLQQGDRPFKPDAAEILRGAAAIAARIISRSLAAPSAEAMLVQRLFGARQGGIDIAGAASTLNIPMTGPAAVIGFALTGVGDHSSFGNLLRLRASSFRPDAVTTLLGDRAYVLFPQYQSSRAVTQWARQLVEQLEAKRSVNLCAAIACPVADLTKVAAARGEVDRVLDSNPDRKVTTLAESRTSVLLGEILDLVAGRPDLHDPRLQALFEYDRKHSANLRESVEIYLRAHGDVRNAANALCVHPNTLRYRVRRVENILGIDLGDPGDRLLLELQLALHRRLYG
- the pruA gene encoding L-glutamate gamma-semialdehyde dehydrogenase, which produces MDAIVATPRPSNEPVGTFAPGTAERARLQAKLAELAAEPTEIHHVIGGKHRRTPGESVAVVQPHKHAAVLGTFTPASAADVQDALAAAAAAAPGWRALSFEDRAAVFLRAADLLSGPWRETIAAATMLGQSKTAYQAEIDAPCELIDFWRFNVHFARQILADQPISSPGVWNKVEYRPLEGFVYAITPFNFTAIAGNLPTAPALMGNTVLWKPSPTQAVAAYWTMKLLEAAGLPPGVINLVHGFGPEASEVALADRRLAGIHFTGSTATFQHLWRTVGNGIDRYDTYPRLVGETGGKDFVLAHSSADPAALTTALIRGAFDYQGQKCSAASRAFIPKSVWAKMSGDFIDKVGALSYGDVTDFGNFGGAVIDKRAFDRNVAAIERAKATPSLTIAAGGHADDSVGYFVDPTVLIGDDPTDEAFRTEYFGPILAVHVYDDSVPGAFDNALTLVDGGSAYGLTGSVIATDRTAVAAATERLRFTAGNFYINDKPTGAVVGQQPFGGSRASGTNDKAGSAQNLLRWTSARTIKETFVPPTDHLYPHMKEV
- a CDS encoding DUF6636 domain-containing protein, translating into MSSRLAAILLAAGVAGTLIGCGSDPSSQVPATHRAVTKTVELKPDTTQPADPQRFRDATGWYFTTPSGRYACGIVEKGAGCQGPTKPLPADMADCRAEPGEPAIEVTDTAHFRCLTESTYTGPNRHILAYGATLTVNGYTCTSARNGVTCRNDRTGHGFRIARSTNELF